In a genomic window of Thermus albus:
- a CDS encoding phosphatidate cytidylyltransferase, translating into MEGKEDLPTRVLSALVGALILLWVLWAGLPLILPTLVFVLWLGSLELRDMLAKRGIGLNLPFLLGGGVLLFLFSLPPVYWHFPQVPWREVALGLFLLGSFSYELLKGADLTRFAFTLFAFLYLPWTLGYVPLLRELPDSTLGLWTLSLPLVASFATDIGAYFVGRTLGQQKLAPEISPGKTVEGSLGGIAVSFLALVLYTSLVREVFPFGLLELWLFSLLLSLAAQLGDLVESMLKRYCGVKDSGRFLPGHGGLLDRIDSLLFTFPLTYFLVVLFT; encoded by the coding sequence ATGGAGGGGAAGGAGGATCTTCCCACCCGCGTCCTTTCCGCCCTGGTAGGGGCCCTTATCCTCCTATGGGTGCTGTGGGCCGGCTTGCCCTTAATCCTCCCCACCCTGGTTTTCGTCCTTTGGCTGGGGAGTCTGGAGCTACGGGACATGCTGGCCAAACGGGGCATAGGTCTGAACCTGCCCTTTTTGCTGGGCGGAGGGGTGCTCCTCTTCCTTTTCTCCTTGCCCCCAGTCTACTGGCACTTCCCCCAGGTGCCCTGGCGGGAGGTGGCCCTGGGGCTTTTCCTCTTGGGCAGTTTCAGCTATGAGCTCCTAAAGGGCGCAGACCTCACCCGCTTTGCCTTTACCCTATTCGCCTTCTTGTACCTGCCCTGGACCCTGGGATACGTCCCCCTGTTGCGTGAGCTCCCAGACAGTACCCTGGGCCTTTGGACCCTCTCCCTCCCCTTGGTGGCCAGCTTTGCCACCGACATCGGGGCCTACTTCGTGGGCCGAACGTTGGGCCAGCAGAAGCTGGCCCCGGAGATCTCCCCCGGGAAAACGGTGGAGGGCTCCTTGGGGGGCATCGCCGTGAGCTTTTTGGCCCTGGTCCTCTACACGAGCCTGGTGCGGGAGGTATTTCCCTTCGGGCTTTTGGAGCTTTGGCTTTTCAGCCTCCTCCTCTCCCTGGCGGCCCAGCTTGGGGACCTGGTGGAGTCCATGCTGAAGCGCTACTGCGGGGTCAAGGACTCGGGGCGCTTCCTGCCGGGGCATGGGGGGCTTTTGGATCGGATTGACAGCCTCCTCTTTACCTTCCCCCTCACCTACTTTCTGGTGGTGCTCTTCACATGA